In Planococcus shixiaomingii, the DNA window TCTGACAATGGGCGGACCGAAAAAACTTTCGCATCTGCAATCCCTTGTTCTTCATTTGCCAAGCGGATGTAAGCATCTACTAATCCAACGACTTCATTTAAACGCTTGCGCTCTCCCATTAACAACAATGTGTTTACTACAAACACGTTTGCCTGGCCAAACAATTGAGTCATGATCTCTCTTTTGTTTTCAGAAGTTAATTTTGGGGAATTGATCAAGTTTTTAAGCTCAGGGTTTTCAATGAAAGCTCTTTTTACTACACGTAAATCTTCTTCCACTAAAGCCATTACTTCATGCTGTTTTG includes these proteins:
- a CDS encoding F0F1 ATP synthase subunit delta, whose translation is MSQVSERYALALFQSAKQHEVMALVEEDLRVVKRAFIENPELKNLINSPKLTSENKREIMTQLFGQANVFVVNTLLLMGERKRLNEVVGLVDAYIRLANEEQGIADAKVFSVRPLSEEERTSVSSVFAKKVGKQALRIENIIDPSLIGGMRIQIGNQIYDSSISSKLERLQRQLIG